In one Streptomyces sp. NBC_01241 genomic region, the following are encoded:
- the hisG gene encoding ATP phosphoribosyltransferase, whose product MLRIAVPNKGSLSGPAMAMLHEAGYQQRKESKELVLVDPENEVEFFYLRPRDIAIYVSSGRLDIGITGRDLLLDSGADAEEILQLGFARSTFRYATKPGTAQGPQDFDGRTIATSYEGIVAKHLADLGVNASVVHLDGAVETAIELGVAQIIADVVETGTSLRNAGLEVIGEPIMTSEAVVIRRTGAPDDDPKVQQFLRRLQGVLVARSYVMMDYDCRVEHLERAVALTPGLESPTISPLHHEGWVAVRSMVAAREAQRIMDDLYDLGARAILTTAIHACRL is encoded by the coding sequence ATGCTGCGCATCGCCGTTCCCAACAAGGGTTCACTCTCCGGGCCTGCGATGGCGATGCTCCATGAGGCCGGCTACCAGCAGCGCAAGGAGTCCAAGGAGCTCGTCCTCGTCGACCCCGAGAACGAGGTCGAGTTCTTCTACCTGCGCCCCCGCGACATCGCGATCTACGTCAGCTCCGGCCGCCTCGACATCGGCATCACCGGCCGCGACCTGCTGCTGGACTCCGGTGCCGACGCCGAGGAGATCCTCCAGCTCGGCTTCGCCCGCTCCACCTTCCGCTACGCCACCAAGCCCGGCACGGCCCAGGGCCCGCAGGACTTCGACGGCAGGACGATCGCCACCTCCTACGAGGGCATCGTCGCCAAGCACCTCGCCGACCTCGGCGTCAACGCTTCCGTCGTCCACCTCGACGGCGCGGTCGAGACCGCCATCGAGCTCGGCGTCGCCCAGATCATCGCCGACGTCGTGGAGACCGGCACCAGCCTGCGCAACGCCGGACTCGAAGTCATCGGCGAGCCGATCATGACGTCGGAAGCCGTCGTCATCCGCCGCACCGGCGCACCGGACGACGACCCCAAGGTGCAGCAGTTCCTCCGCCGCCTCCAGGGCGTCCTGGTCGCCCGCTCCTACGTGATGATGGACTACGACTGCCGCGTCGAGCACCTGGAGCGCGCGGTCGCCCTCACCCCGGGCCTGGAGTCGCCGACCATCTCCCCGCTGCACCACGAGGGCTGGGTCGCCGTCCGCTCCATGGTCGCCGCCCGCGAGGCCCAGCGGATCATGGACGATCTGTACGACCTCGGCGCCCGCGCCATCCTCACCACCGCCATCCACGCCTGCCGCCTCTGA
- a CDS encoding ROK family transcriptional regulator: protein MPASPSTARAINDRLALRLLQQDGPLTATQLKTLTGLSRPTVADLVERLQGAGLIRVVGEAGAERRGPNARLYGIAADRAHLAALDVRTGSVAVVVADLLGATLAEATLPIGSDTDTESAAEQAAALLERTAREAGAAPLHSVGVGAPGLIDPVTGELRDTTGLPAWHRRLVRVLQQRLPATVLVENETNLAAVAEHRSGAARDRDTFVLFWLGNGVGAAVMLDGKLRRGASGGAGEIGFLPVPGAAGTPSAVNCDGGFHSLVGSAPVCELAGTHGIVVPADTADGDKEPGAAFAVRAALAGEGDSEAFLDALAGRLALGAAAIASVLDPGCVLLAGEVGHAGGDALAARVEERLTTMSPLRTEVRAGWLGGAAVLRGALLAAREAAQDELFTPVG from the coding sequence ATGCCCGCATCACCGAGCACCGCCCGGGCCATCAACGACCGTCTCGCCCTGCGACTGCTCCAGCAGGACGGCCCGTTGACGGCCACGCAGCTGAAGACCCTGACCGGCCTCTCCCGGCCCACCGTCGCCGACCTCGTCGAACGGCTTCAGGGGGCCGGTCTGATCAGGGTGGTCGGTGAGGCGGGCGCCGAGCGCCGCGGCCCCAACGCCCGCCTGTACGGGATCGCCGCCGACCGCGCGCACCTCGCCGCGCTCGACGTACGCACCGGCAGCGTCGCCGTGGTCGTCGCCGATCTCCTCGGTGCCACGCTCGCCGAGGCCACCCTGCCCATCGGCAGCGACACCGACACCGAGTCCGCCGCCGAACAGGCCGCCGCGCTGCTGGAGCGCACCGCGCGCGAGGCGGGCGCCGCCCCGCTGCACAGCGTCGGCGTCGGCGCGCCCGGCCTGATCGACCCGGTCACCGGGGAACTGCGCGACACCACCGGGCTGCCCGCCTGGCACCGGCGGCTGGTCCGGGTGCTCCAGCAGCGGCTGCCCGCCACCGTGCTGGTGGAGAACGAGACCAATCTCGCCGCCGTCGCCGAACATCGCAGCGGCGCGGCCCGTGACCGTGACACCTTCGTCCTGTTCTGGCTCGGCAACGGCGTCGGTGCGGCCGTCATGCTGGACGGGAAGCTCCGGCGCGGGGCCTCCGGCGGCGCGGGCGAGATCGGCTTCCTGCCGGTGCCCGGCGCGGCCGGTACCCCCTCGGCCGTCAACTGCGACGGCGGGTTTCACTCCTTGGTGGGTTCTGCCCCGGTCTGCGAACTGGCCGGCACCCACGGCATCGTGGTGCCTGCGGACACTGCCGACGGGGACAAGGAGCCGGGTGCTGCGTTCGCGGTACGGGCCGCCCTGGCGGGGGAGGGGGACAGCGAGGCGTTCCTGGACGCCCTCGCCGGACGTCTCGCGCTGGGTGCCGCCGCCATCGCCTCGGTCCTCGACCCGGGCTGTGTGCTGCTCGCGGGCGAGGTCGGCCACGCGGGTGGCGACGCGCTCGCGGCCCGGGTCGAGGAGCGGCTCACCACGATGTCCCCCTTGCGTACGGAGGTCAGGGCCGGGTGGCTGGGTGGCGCCGCGGTGCTCCGCGGCGCGCTGCTCGCGGCCCGGGAGGCGGCTCAGGACGAGCTGTTCACTCCGGTCGGCTGA
- the ribD gene encoding bifunctional diaminohydroxyphosphoribosylaminopyrimidine deaminase/5-amino-6-(5-phosphoribosylamino)uracil reductase RibD, with product MDTAADITAMRRAIALAARGLGSSSPNPVVGCVILDAAGQPAGEGFHRRAGGPHAEIHALRGAGDRARGGTAYVTLEPCNHTGRTGPCAQALIEAGVARVVYAVGDPNPQATGGADTLRAAGIKAEQGLLADEAVAGNAAWLTSVRLGRPYVLWKYAATLDGRIAAADATSRWITSPESRADVHRLRAEADAVVVGSGTARTDDPQLGVRGIESAVQPLRVVVDTGAAAVRPGARVLDDTAPTLIAVAADADADHLPEEAVLRLPRAATGPGLDITALLSALYGRGVRSVLLEGGPTLAGAFVAAGTVDKVVGYLAPVLLGAGPAALADAGITTIAEALRLDVTETVRIGPDLRITAVPGPARKGI from the coding sequence GTGGACACCGCAGCCGACATCACCGCCATGCGCCGAGCGATCGCGCTCGCCGCCCGCGGTCTCGGCTCCAGCAGCCCCAATCCGGTCGTCGGTTGCGTCATCCTCGACGCCGCGGGCCAACCGGCCGGCGAGGGCTTCCACCGGCGCGCCGGTGGGCCGCACGCCGAGATCCACGCCTTGCGCGGCGCGGGCGACCGCGCCCGTGGCGGCACCGCCTACGTCACCCTCGAGCCCTGTAACCACACCGGCCGCACCGGCCCCTGCGCCCAGGCCCTCATCGAGGCCGGTGTCGCCCGGGTCGTCTACGCGGTCGGCGACCCGAACCCGCAGGCCACCGGCGGTGCCGACACCCTGCGCGCGGCCGGGATCAAGGCCGAGCAGGGGCTCCTCGCCGACGAGGCCGTGGCGGGCAACGCGGCCTGGCTGACCTCGGTGCGCCTGGGCCGCCCGTACGTCCTGTGGAAGTACGCGGCGACCCTCGACGGCCGGATCGCGGCCGCCGACGCCACCAGCCGCTGGATCACCTCGCCCGAGTCCCGCGCCGACGTCCACCGGCTGCGCGCCGAGGCCGACGCCGTCGTGGTCGGTTCCGGCACCGCCCGTACCGACGACCCGCAGCTCGGCGTACGGGGCATCGAAAGCGCCGTACAGCCCCTGCGGGTGGTCGTGGACACCGGCGCCGCCGCCGTGCGCCCCGGCGCCCGCGTCCTCGACGACACCGCGCCCACGCTGATCGCCGTCGCCGCCGACGCCGACGCCGACCACCTCCCCGAAGAAGCCGTACTGCGGCTGCCGCGCGCCGCCACCGGCCCCGGCCTGGACATCACCGCTCTGCTCAGCGCCCTGTACGGGCGGGGCGTTCGCTCCGTACTCCTCGAAGGCGGCCCGACCCTGGCCGGGGCCTTCGTCGCCGCGGGAACAGTCGACAAGGTCGTCGGCTATCTCGCCCCCGTGCTCCTCGGCGCCGGCCCCGCGGCCCTCGCCGACGCCGGAATCACCACCATCGCCGAGGCGTTGCGCCTCGATGTCACCGAGACCGTCCGTATCGGCCCCGATCTGCGTATCACCGCCGTACCCGGCCCTGCCCGGAAGGGAATCTGA
- a CDS encoding riboflavin synthase, which translates to MFTGIVEELGEVTAVEKLGDASRFRLRGPVVTEGAKHGDSIAVNGVCLTVVDLGEGEFTADVMAETLNRSSLGALETGSRVNLERPMALGGRLGGHIVQGHVDGTGRIVERTISENWEIVKISLPADLTRYVVEKGSITVDGVSLTVVDAGPDYFTLSLIPTTLALTTLGIKKPGDPVNLEVDVIAKYVERLLGDTARDPEEPVK; encoded by the coding sequence GTGTTCACCGGAATTGTCGAAGAACTGGGTGAAGTCACCGCCGTCGAGAAGCTCGGCGACGCCTCCCGCTTCCGCCTGCGCGGTCCCGTGGTCACCGAAGGCGCGAAGCACGGCGACTCCATCGCCGTCAACGGCGTCTGCCTCACCGTCGTCGACCTGGGCGAGGGCGAGTTCACCGCCGACGTGATGGCCGAGACCCTGAACCGGTCCAGCCTCGGCGCCCTGGAGACCGGCTCCCGGGTCAACCTGGAACGCCCCATGGCGCTCGGCGGCCGGCTCGGCGGCCACATCGTCCAGGGCCACGTCGACGGCACCGGCCGCATCGTCGAGCGCACGATCTCCGAGAACTGGGAGATCGTGAAGATCTCCCTCCCGGCGGACCTGACCCGCTATGTGGTGGAGAAGGGGTCGATCACCGTCGACGGCGTCAGCCTGACCGTGGTGGACGCGGGACCCGACTACTTCACCCTCAGCCTCATCCCCACCACCCTCGCCCTGACCACCCTCGGCATCAAGAAGCCCGGCGACCCGGTCAACCTGGAGGTGGACGTCATCGCGAAGTACGTCGAGCGGCTGCTCGGCGACACCGCCCGGGACCCCGAGGAGCCGGTGAAGTGA
- the ribH gene encoding 6,7-dimethyl-8-ribityllumazine synthase, with amino-acid sequence MSGKGAPELSVRNCGDLRVAVVAAQWHEKIMDGLVDGALRALHELGIDEPTLLRVPGSFELPVVAKVLAGRGYDAIVALGVIIRGGTPHFEYVSHGVTNGLTQVAVDTGVPVGFGVLTCDTEEQALDRAGLEGSNEDKGHEAVTAAVATAATLRTVSEPWR; translated from the coding sequence ATGAGCGGCAAGGGCGCACCCGAACTGTCCGTACGCAACTGCGGCGACCTGCGCGTGGCGGTCGTCGCCGCGCAGTGGCACGAGAAGATCATGGACGGACTCGTCGACGGTGCCCTGCGCGCCCTGCACGAGCTGGGCATCGACGAGCCGACCCTGCTCCGGGTGCCCGGCAGCTTCGAGCTCCCGGTCGTCGCCAAGGTCCTCGCCGGCCGCGGCTACGACGCGATCGTCGCCCTCGGCGTGATCATCCGCGGCGGCACCCCGCACTTCGAGTACGTGTCCCACGGCGTCACCAACGGCCTCACCCAGGTCGCCGTCGACACCGGAGTCCCGGTCGGCTTCGGCGTACTCACCTGCGACACCGAGGAGCAGGCCCTCGACCGGGCAGGACTGGAAGGCTCCAACGAGGACAAGGGACACGAAGCGGTCACCGCGGCCGTCGCCACCGCCGCGACGCTGCGCACCGTCAGCGAGCCCTGGCGCTGA
- a CDS encoding PH domain-containing protein → MSAPAPRSELPTLPVTFRPTRTRVVLLTVGAAMFVVITVIALTLEQLSPGERSSFVFTALLFFGVLALLSRPKIVANEDGVTVVNLTRTRRLSWAEILRVNLRVGDPWVFLDLSDGTSMPALGIQPGIDKQQAIRDAHALRALAENHGTGTDNG, encoded by the coding sequence ATGTCCGCCCCCGCGCCCCGGTCCGAACTCCCCACCCTCCCGGTCACCTTCCGGCCGACCCGAACCCGGGTGGTCCTGCTGACCGTGGGGGCGGCGATGTTCGTCGTCATCACCGTCATCGCCCTGACCCTGGAGCAGCTGAGCCCGGGGGAGCGGTCCAGCTTCGTCTTCACCGCGCTGCTGTTCTTCGGCGTGCTCGCGCTGCTCAGCCGCCCGAAGATCGTCGCGAACGAGGACGGGGTGACCGTGGTCAATCTCACCCGGACGCGCCGACTGTCCTGGGCAGAGATTCTCCGCGTCAACCTGCGTGTCGGCGATCCCTGGGTCTTCCTCGACCTGAGCGACGGGACCAGCATGCCCGCCCTCGGCATCCAGCCGGGAATCGACAAGCAGCAGGCCATCCGCGACGCCCATGCGCTCCGCGCCCTGGCCGAGAACCACGGCACCGGTACGGACAACGGCTGA
- a CDS encoding nicotinamide mononucleotide transporter family protein, which produces MTALNWLNSEAFTVFGQHIIWSDMIGNTVGLIALTLGWLRSIWTWPAQLLSGVVLVAANVSVHQAGSVGKQLVVIAVAVWGWQQWTRGRRQAQDGSIAVRFATWRERGYLLGGAAVGTLAVGGLFTAFPSLSWSPWADAYIFAGTLVAMLAQARGMVEFWFAWLLVDLVGVPLNFHSGLAFSGLIYVVYGALVLWGMRDWWLRSRTPALEGATA; this is translated from the coding sequence GTGACGGCGCTGAACTGGCTGAACTCGGAGGCGTTCACCGTCTTCGGACAGCACATCATCTGGTCCGACATGATCGGCAACACCGTCGGTCTGATCGCGCTGACCCTGGGCTGGCTCCGCTCGATCTGGACCTGGCCCGCCCAGCTCCTGTCCGGCGTCGTCCTGGTCGCCGCCAACGTCTCCGTGCACCAGGCGGGCAGCGTCGGCAAGCAGCTCGTCGTCATCGCCGTGGCCGTCTGGGGCTGGCAGCAGTGGACCCGGGGCAGGCGGCAGGCCCAGGACGGCTCCATCGCCGTACGGTTCGCCACCTGGCGCGAGCGCGGCTACCTGCTGGGCGGCGCCGCAGTCGGCACCCTCGCGGTCGGCGGCCTGTTCACCGCGTTCCCCTCGCTCTCCTGGAGCCCGTGGGCGGACGCGTACATATTCGCCGGGACACTCGTCGCGATGCTCGCCCAGGCCCGCGGCATGGTCGAGTTCTGGTTCGCCTGGCTGCTGGTCGACCTGGTCGGCGTACCGCTGAACTTCCACAGCGGCCTCGCCTTCTCCGGTCTCATCTACGTCGTGTACGGCGCCCTCGTCCTGTGGGGCATGCGCGACTGGTGGCTGCGTTCGCGGACACCCGCTCTGGAAGGAGCCACGGCATGA
- a CDS encoding bifunctional 3,4-dihydroxy-2-butanone-4-phosphate synthase/GTP cyclohydrolase II, with protein MTAQPAWLHREHESVVEDLTLDPIEQAIRDIAAGRPVVVVDDEDRENEGDLVIAAEKATPEIVAFMMSECRGLICAPMENDELERLELPQMVAHNTESMRTAFTVSVDASAAHGVSTGISAADRAATLRLLAGGEAGPGDFVRPGHIFPLRARSGGVLVRNGHTEAAVDLARLAGLRPAGAIVEIAGEDGVMLRLPQLVPFARKHGLTIISIEDLIAYRRSSEPTVRREAEVRLPTGFGAFTAYGYRSTADGVEHVALVHGDVGGGDDILVRIHSECLTGDIFQSQRCDCGPQLHASMRRITEEGRGVVVYLRGHEGRGIGLLSKLRAYELQERGSDTLDANLELGLPADARDYAAGAQILKDLGVRSLRLMTNNPDKTAAVVRHGLAVTGREPMPVQAGEHNLRYLRTKRDRMGHDLPWLDAATASTCGNQ; from the coding sequence ATGACTGCCCAGCCCGCCTGGTTGCACCGGGAACACGAGAGCGTCGTCGAGGACCTCACGCTCGACCCCATCGAGCAGGCGATCCGCGACATCGCCGCCGGACGGCCCGTCGTGGTCGTCGACGACGAGGACCGGGAGAACGAGGGCGACCTCGTCATCGCGGCCGAGAAGGCCACCCCCGAGATCGTCGCGTTCATGATGAGCGAGTGCCGCGGCCTGATCTGCGCACCCATGGAGAACGACGAGCTGGAACGGCTCGAACTGCCGCAGATGGTCGCCCACAACACCGAGTCGATGCGTACGGCGTTCACCGTCTCCGTCGACGCCTCGGCGGCGCACGGCGTGAGCACCGGCATCTCCGCCGCAGACCGGGCCGCCACGCTCCGGCTGCTGGCGGGCGGCGAGGCGGGCCCCGGCGACTTCGTACGGCCCGGCCACATCTTCCCGCTCCGCGCCCGCTCCGGCGGTGTGCTGGTCCGCAACGGCCACACCGAGGCCGCCGTCGACCTCGCCCGGCTCGCCGGACTGCGGCCCGCCGGAGCGATCGTCGAGATCGCCGGCGAGGACGGCGTGATGCTGCGGCTGCCGCAGCTCGTCCCGTTCGCCCGCAAGCACGGCCTCACGATCATCTCCATCGAGGACCTGATCGCCTACCGCCGCTCCTCGGAACCGACCGTCCGCCGCGAGGCCGAGGTACGGCTGCCGACGGGCTTCGGCGCGTTCACCGCGTACGGCTACCGCTCCACGGCCGACGGCGTCGAGCATGTCGCGCTCGTCCACGGCGACGTCGGCGGCGGCGACGACATCCTGGTACGGATCCACTCCGAGTGCCTGACCGGCGACATCTTCCAGTCGCAGCGCTGCGACTGCGGGCCCCAGCTCCATGCCTCCATGCGCCGGATCACCGAGGAGGGCCGCGGCGTCGTCGTCTATCTGCGCGGCCACGAGGGCCGGGGCATCGGCCTGCTGTCCAAGCTGCGCGCCTACGAACTCCAGGAACGCGGCAGCGACACCCTCGACGCCAACCTGGAACTCGGCCTGCCCGCCGACGCCCGGGACTACGCGGCGGGTGCCCAGATCCTCAAGGACCTCGGCGTCCGGAGCCTGCGGCTGATGACCAACAACCCCGACAAGACGGCCGCGGTCGTGCGGCACGGTCTGGCCGTCACCGGCCGCGAACCGATGCCCGTCCAGGCCGGCGAACACAATCTGCGCTACCTGCGCACCAAGCGCGACCGCATGGGGCACGACCTGCCCTGGCTCGACGCCGCCACGGCGTCGACCTGCGGCAACCAGTGA
- a CDS encoding MFS transporter encodes MTTDSTEAVFGMEQVRRARFAVAAVFTVHGAVTGSFATRVPWIQDHAGVSAGQLGLALAFPAIGASLSMPLAGAISHRFGARTALRGLLALWTLALILPALAPNLLTLCAALFVYGASAGMSDVAMNALGVEVENRLDKSIMSGLHGMWSVGALIGSAAGTVAAHLGADARLHHSIAALVLTALGLIACQGVLDLRSEPDEEPPPRFALPPKSALIIGAVGFCAVFAEGASLDWSAVYLRDIMDTSAGLAAASTTAFALTMAVARIAGDKVVDRFGAVRTVRVGGVLATLGGLLVVASPNAVLAMCGFGLLGLGVAVVVPLAFAAAGRSGPNPSQAIAGVATITYTSGLIAPSAIGSLAEATSLVVSFGLVTVLAFGLVLGAGVLRAADRRAVPSSGTGAASAAAAEPRP; translated from the coding sequence ATGACAACGGATTCCACAGAGGCGGTCTTCGGCATGGAGCAGGTGAGGCGGGCCAGATTCGCCGTCGCCGCGGTCTTCACCGTGCACGGCGCGGTCACCGGCAGCTTCGCCACCCGGGTGCCCTGGATCCAGGACCACGCCGGGGTCAGTGCCGGACAGCTCGGCCTGGCCCTCGCCTTCCCCGCGATCGGTGCCTCACTGTCGATGCCGCTGGCCGGCGCGATCAGCCATCGCTTCGGCGCCCGGACCGCACTGCGCGGGCTGCTGGCCCTGTGGACGCTGGCGCTGATCCTGCCCGCGCTGGCCCCCAACCTGCTGACGCTGTGCGCGGCGCTCTTCGTGTACGGGGCATCGGCCGGCATGTCCGACGTGGCGATGAACGCCCTCGGCGTGGAGGTGGAGAACCGCCTCGACAAGTCGATCATGTCCGGGCTGCACGGGATGTGGAGCGTGGGCGCCCTGATCGGTTCGGCCGCGGGCACGGTGGCCGCGCATCTGGGCGCCGACGCCCGGCTGCACCACTCCATCGCCGCGCTCGTCCTCACCGCGCTGGGCCTGATCGCCTGCCAGGGCGTACTGGATCTGCGCAGCGAACCGGACGAGGAGCCGCCGCCGCGCTTCGCGCTGCCGCCGAAGTCCGCGCTGATCATCGGCGCGGTGGGCTTCTGCGCGGTATTCGCGGAGGGTGCCAGCCTGGACTGGTCGGCGGTCTATCTGCGGGACATCATGGACACCTCCGCCGGGCTCGCCGCGGCGTCCACGACGGCGTTCGCGCTCACCATGGCGGTCGCCCGGATCGCCGGCGACAAGGTCGTCGACCGCTTCGGCGCGGTCCGGACCGTACGGGTGGGCGGCGTCCTCGCGACCCTCGGCGGGCTGCTCGTGGTCGCGTCACCGAACGCGGTACTGGCGATGTGCGGTTTCGGGCTCCTCGGCCTCGGTGTCGCCGTGGTCGTCCCGCTCGCCTTCGCGGCGGCCGGGCGCAGCGGCCCGAACCCGAGTCAGGCGATCGCGGGCGTCGCCACCATCACGTACACCTCCGGGCTCATCGCCCCGTCCGCGATCGGCTCGCTGGCCGAGGCGACGTCGCTGGTCGTCTCGTTCGGCCTGGTGACGGTACTGGCGTTCGGCCTGGTGCTGGGGGCCGGGGTGCTGCGGGCGGCCGACCGCAGGGCCGTGCCGTCCTCGGGCACCGGCGCTGCGAGCGCGGCGGCGGCCGAGCCGCGCCCCTGA
- a CDS encoding phosphoribosyl-ATP diphosphatase: MANKTFEELFAELQLKAADGDPSTSRTAELVDKGVHAIGKKVVEEAAEVWMAAEHESKDAAAEEISQLLYHVQVMMVARGISLDDVYAHL, encoded by the coding sequence ATGGCGAACAAAACCTTCGAAGAGCTCTTCGCCGAGCTGCAGCTCAAGGCCGCCGACGGCGATCCCTCCACCTCCCGCACCGCCGAGCTGGTGGACAAGGGCGTCCATGCCATCGGCAAGAAGGTCGTCGAGGAGGCCGCCGAAGTCTGGATGGCCGCCGAGCACGAGAGCAAGGACGCCGCCGCCGAGGAGATCTCCCAGCTGCTGTACCACGTCCAGGTGATGATGGTCGCCCGCGGAATCTCCCTCGACGACGTCTACGCCCATCTCTGA
- a CDS encoding hemolysin family protein has protein sequence MTIPLLLLSAAFLLILANGFFVAAEFGLVTVERPDAERAAAEGDRRARTVVEALRELSFQLSGTQLGITITSLVVGMLAEPALAQLLDGPLTLTGLPDGAVPGVSVVIGMMVASAVQMVIGELVPKNWAVSRPLQVARFVAGPQHRFSAALRPVISLLNTVANRLVRLLGVEPTDELASARTPGELVSLARHSAEAGTLEQDTADLFVRTLSLAGLTAQHVMTPRLKVSALQTSATAQDVLNLTRATGLSRFPVYRERIDEVVGMIYLKDALAVPAQERLRTPAGRIAVPPLLVPETLPVEQLLQRLRNEQPIAVVVDEYGGTAGVVTLEDIIEELVGEVRDEHDAEGADRPELAPAAPEDGRPAWDAEGSCRVLTLRRIGLDVPDGPYETVAGLVADLLGRIPAPGDRAELPGWRISVRQVGHYRAEKVRFVRTAEATDPLTPVPLTQDALEAVR, from the coding sequence ATGACCATCCCCCTGCTGCTTCTGAGCGCGGCATTCCTTCTCATCCTCGCCAACGGATTCTTCGTGGCAGCCGAGTTCGGGCTCGTCACGGTCGAGCGGCCGGACGCCGAGCGCGCCGCCGCCGAGGGCGACCGGCGGGCCCGCACCGTCGTCGAAGCCCTGCGCGAACTCTCCTTCCAGCTCTCCGGCACCCAGCTGGGCATCACCATCACCTCGCTGGTCGTCGGCATGCTCGCCGAACCGGCACTCGCCCAGCTGCTGGACGGCCCCCTCACCTTGACCGGGCTGCCCGACGGCGCCGTTCCCGGCGTCAGCGTGGTCATCGGGATGATGGTGGCCTCCGCCGTCCAGATGGTCATCGGCGAACTCGTGCCCAAGAACTGGGCGGTCTCCCGGCCGCTCCAGGTCGCTCGCTTCGTCGCCGGCCCCCAGCACCGTTTCTCCGCCGCTCTTCGACCGGTGATCAGCCTGCTGAACACCGTCGCCAACCGGCTCGTACGGCTGCTCGGCGTCGAACCCACCGACGAGCTGGCCTCCGCCCGCACCCCGGGGGAACTGGTCTCCCTGGCCCGGCACTCGGCCGAGGCCGGCACCCTCGAACAGGACACCGCGGACCTCTTCGTACGGACCCTGTCCCTCGCCGGGCTCACCGCCCAGCACGTCATGACCCCACGGCTGAAGGTCAGCGCCCTGCAGACCTCGGCGACCGCGCAGGACGTCCTCAACCTCACCCGCGCCACCGGCCTCTCCCGCTTCCCGGTCTACCGGGAGCGCATCGACGAGGTCGTCGGCATGATTTACCTCAAGGACGCCCTCGCCGTGCCCGCCCAGGAGCGGCTGCGCACCCCGGCCGGCCGGATCGCCGTACCGCCGCTGCTGGTGCCGGAGACCCTGCCCGTCGAACAGCTGCTCCAGCGGCTGCGCAACGAGCAGCCGATCGCCGTCGTGGTCGACGAGTACGGCGGCACCGCCGGAGTCGTCACCCTTGAGGACATCATCGAGGAACTCGTCGGGGAGGTCAGGGACGAGCACGACGCCGAGGGCGCCGACCGGCCCGAGCTGGCCCCCGCCGCTCCGGAGGACGGCCGTCCGGCCTGGGACGCCGAGGGCAGCTGCCGGGTCCTGACCCTGCGCCGGATAGGGCTCGACGTCCCCGACGGCCCGTACGAGACCGTGGCCGGGCTCGTCGCCGATCTGCTGGGGCGTATCCCGGCCCCCGGTGACCGGGCCGAACTGCCCGGCTGGCGGATCTCCGTACGCCAGGTGGGTCACTACCGGGCCGAGAAGGTCCGCTTCGTACGCACGGCCGAGGCGACCGACCCCCTTACCCCGGTCCCGCTGACCCAGGACGCCCTGGAGGCCGTGCGATGA